The region ACGCCTGCTATGGTGTTTCCATGTACGGAGAGCGGCAAAATCAGGCTATCCGTCATATGCTATGCACGGGATGCCACAGTACGTGCGGACTCCATTTTACCAGAGGAGAAAAATTCCGGCAGGACCCGGACCGCGGGGAATCGGCCAGACAGCTGTGGGAGGCGGCGCAGCAGAGAAAAAAGAACAGGGAACAGTTTGAAAAGAACAGGTCAGAATATGAGAACAGCATACGGCGCCTGATGGAACAGATTCGCAATACCCTTCTGGTAGATTTGCAGCCTGTGCCGGAGAAAAGCCGGCAGGGAAAATTGATGGGGGAATCGGTCTGGCGGGCAGTGTATCTGGAGGATGACCGTGTGTTTCTGAAGGTTTCAGAGGAAGAACGGCAGAATGTTTCCGTGGATTTGATGCTGGACGCGTCCGCGTCGCGTATGGGACATGAAGCCGTTATAGCAGCACAGGGATATGTCATTGCCGAGAGCCTGACCCGCTGCGGGATACCGGTCCAGGTGTATTCCTTTTCCGCCATCCAGAACTACACAGTGTTTCGTATATTCCGCGGTTATGAGGAAAAGGAGAAGAACAAAGGAATTCTTGACTATGTGGCAGCCGGATGGAACCGGGATGGCCTGGCCCTCAGGGCAGCGGGCCATCTGGCGGGACAATCCCCCTGTGAGAAACGCCTGCTCATTGTGCTGACAGACGCCAGCCCCAATGACGAACAGCGGATGGCGCCTGTTTCCGGGGCGGTGCGGGGAAAGGAATATTCGGGGGATGCAGGCATTGAGGATACGGCCATGGAGGTGCGGCAGCTTAAAAAGCAGGGTATCAAGGTGATGGCTGTATTTTACGGTCTGGACAGCGACCTGGAAGGCGCCCGGAAGATATACGGAAGCAGCTTTGTCAGAATCAGGGAGATGGGTCAGCTTGCGGATACGGTTGGTAATCTGCTGACCAGCCAGCTGCGTTCCGGCCGACAGCAGAAGATTTAAGAAAGGCGGGGATATCCCGGAGCCGGTCAGGCTTTCAGGATATCCGGAATCTCCAGTATCTGCCCTTTGTAGATTACATTTGGATTGGAGATATGGTTCAGCGCAGCCAGCCGGCCTACCGTGGTACCGAATCTTCTGGAGATACCCCAGAGGGTGTCGCCGCCCTGAACCCTGCAGGTGAGAAGGGCTCCTATGCCGCCGGGAGATGGTTCGGGCCGAGGTGTCTGGGAGTGAATGAACATGGAGTCCTTGAAGAAGTCCATGTCCACATCGCCGTTTACTCCCGCTGCCCGTCCCCTGTCCGAGTACTGGAAATCGTCCCGGGAATCCCATGGGCCTGTGCTTTCCGGCTGGTTTACATCGTAGTCTGCCGCCCACAGGGGGCAGGAGGAAAAGCCGCTGTTCCACAGGTATGCGGCGTTATAGGAGTCCGTATATAAGGCAGGACCGTATCCCAAACGGCTGCCCGGGGTTTCCATGAAGGCCAGGCCAATGGCGTTGATTTCCTGGGTGATCCGACCTGGGATTGATTCAAAGTCCATGGCCGATCCACGTATTCCAATCCCACACCGGTCCGTATATAGACCACCTGGATGCCGGCGGCCCGGACTGCCTGGTAATCAATATCGCCCTGCCAGCTGCTGACGTCCATGCCCTGGTACAGGCGGGAAGCCGCAAATGCGGGAGAGCACATGAAGCACACGGCAAAGATATGAAGAAATGAAAACAGCGGTGACAGGCCGGGGGGAATGTGCTAGAATAAAAGCAGCGGTAC is a window of Enterocloster clostridioformis DNA encoding:
- a CDS encoding cobaltochelatase CobT-related protein, producing the protein MQTDMEMREYDGEERRALNMIWTAAEDHSFHPEFMAFDRYGKADLYLNSIIGYVHRWYDGGKLSEMFGAFQGTALQDIYDTIFWLGLECGAYEKEREGRPALEELRGEYWAQVLEESKWSAQEKLVQSLQTGWGRLVLGEKPGVTPWERGILSGLSFDGAADTDEIMERVSGILWEYFRFDCRSEQKRKENRKRIKGMIKPFRFVRPARSVIVRNTLNEHGQESPESGDDQSETSGKAHKKLSDAAKGFCFWPEASSKRREEAVRSYIDACYGVSMYGERQNQAIRHMLCTGCHSTCGLHFTRGEKFRQDPDRGESARQLWEAAQQRKKNREQFEKNRSEYENSIRRLMEQIRNTLLVDLQPVPEKSRQGKLMGESVWRAVYLEDDRVFLKVSEEERQNVSVDLMLDASASRMGHEAVIAAQGYVIAESLTRCGIPVQVYSFSAIQNYTVFRIFRGYEEKEKNKGILDYVAAGWNRDGLALRAAGHLAGQSPCEKRLLIVLTDASPNDEQRMAPVSGAVRGKEYSGDAGIEDTAMEVRQLKKQGIKVMAVFYGLDSDLEGARKIYGSSFVRIREMGQLADTVGNLLTSQLRSGRQQKI
- a CDS encoding LysM peptidoglycan-binding domain-containing protein; amino-acid sequence: MDFESIPGRITQEINAIGLAFMETPGSRLGYGPALYTDSYNAAYLWNSGFSSCPLWAADYDVNQPESTGPWDSRDDFQYSDRGRAAGVNGDVDMDFFKDSMFIHSQTPRPEPSPGGIGALLTCRVQGGDTLWGISRRFGTTVGRLAALNHISNPNVIYKGQILEIPDILKA